AATAGCTGGATGTTAGTGGTATTGCTGGGGCAGCCCGCTGGCCAGTGCGACGCGGAGGGTGGGGACAAAGCGCTCGGGCTCCGTCTCCGCCGCGAATAATCGCGCGTGATCGTCGATTATTTTCATATTCCAGTGATGGCATAAAATGATTATTTGCGTCCGTTGCGTTTGATCGGTCTGATTTTTGACGTTCGACGTGGTAAACCATGATATGGGATGTTGGGGGCTGGTCAAGCTAACCGGTTAGCGCCGTTATTCACGATGCTAAGCGGCTAGCAGGCTGGGTTGATCCTCGCTCGGGTATCGTGCTAGCTGCTCGGCTAACTTTACTTCCCTTTTACTAGGAAGAACTGTCTGCTGTCTTGGTTATTTTGCTGGCTCGTCGCCATTTAGAAATCAGCAACTAGGTAGCTATGCTGGGTCTAAAACAGACTGGCTGTCTTTTAAGCGCTGGATAAATGTATTCCGACCCTCCGTCGCGGTTGTACTGTCAAGTTTTGTGTGAAATTTGACAGTTTATTCACGCTAAGCCGGCTACACTAGCTAACCTGCACCACGCAGTTCTGAGGCAGTGTTCTCTGCTGCTGATGGAGAAATGGCTGCGTTAACCAGCTAGCTAACATTGCTAGACATTAATAACCAGCGAACAAATGTCTACCAGTTTGTGATGTTTTCGGAAACGCCACGATAAGATGTATAATTACCGCTATCTTGGTGAATCAACCTTGAATAACTATGTAGTTCAAATGTAGCTACGTAAAGCTGGCAATGTAACTAGAATTACGTTGAACAGTTATACTGAATAACAGGTATGCTGAGGGAATGCCTTTTCTGTGGTACTTTAAATAGCAAATTCAACATTAAACTAAGCAGGTTTGCACATAGACTTTCTGCAGGATGTCGACAGCGATGACGTACATCATTAGTGACATCAGAAGTTCCGTTTGGAATCGTCGTTGTCACGTTAGCGCGAGCGGTCTGACGCCGCACTCCGGTCGTATGGCACTGCGTCTTGCCGCCCCTCTTTCTAAAGTGCAAAGCATTTCACTGTAAACCTCCAGATGCATCCATACTCGCTTTCGTGATTGGCCCCAAATAACCTCCAGTGGGTTGGTTAATACGTGATTCTCTGCTCCTCTGCTATTCTAGGACATGGCTGTAAATGTATACTCCACCTCAGTGACAAGTGACAACCTGAGTCGCCATGATATGCTTGCATGGATCAATGAATCTTTACAGATGAACCTCACCAAGATCGAGCTGTTATGTTCAGGTGGGTGGTAATCTCTACAGTGTAATAGCATGCATATAAGCTCAAAGTTTTTTCCCCACAGATGTTCATTTAGAATATTTAAAGCATCGTCAGTGTGACAATGATGTTTTAAATGGTTTGATTCTAATTTGTTCTACAGGTGCAGCTTATTGCCAGTTCATGGATATGCTCTTCCCTGGCTGTGTACCTTTAAAGAAAGTCAAATTTTCAGCAAAACTAGAGCATGAATACATTCACAATTTTAAGATATTGCAAGCTGGCTTCAAGAAAATGGGTGTTGACAAAGTAAGTTACCTCTAAACTTTTTTCCTAACCATATTGTTTGTGTTGTAATGACGATGGAAGGAATAATCTAAGCGTTGCTGTATAGGGCAACAGTCCATGACTCACCTCATCCAACAACCcacttttgtgtgtttgcacgcAACACTGTTTGTACTTGGTGGCTTTTGTATGGATTCTAAGTTTTTATACTGTAAATATTGAGACCCCCATGCCCATGCAATGATAATGACGCTAGTCAACTCCTGCCCAGTAAATTGTGTTTACCTCTGAATAACCATGTCAGGTCACAAGCAAAACAGTCTTGTATTGTTTTAGCAATTTAGCAGTAGAGATGGAGACCTataagatgtcaaagaccaaaATCACACAATACAAAACATGCTTGTAAAGCTGGAATGTATCGGTGTGAGTGAGTGCCGGTGTAGTACTCTTGTCCTTATTGACAGTTGTATGTACAATAACAGTTGGACTGTAAGAAAGCCATTGACCTCATGCCTGGCACATTCTTTATGTCATTCTCTCCTTGTGGCCTTCATGTTCCTATTTTGGCCTTTGATTTGAAAGCTGCGCGATTGGTTGGTTTGTTTGGTCTCATTGACCCTTGGTTTACTGTCCGCTCATGTGGCCCACTCTCCTCTACCGTAGATCATCCCAGTCGACAAGTTGATAAAGGGCAAGTTCCAGGACAACTTTGAGTTTGTTCAGTGGTTTAAGAAGTTCTTTGATGCAAACTACGACGGGAAGGAGTACGACCCCGTGGAGGCCCGGCAGGGCCAGGACACCATGCCTGTTCCCAACCCCTCCATGACTGCCCTCAACAAGCCCAAGAAGATCATGAATGCAGGTTGGTAGCTCCGGTTGGGTTCTTAGTGTGACTTCTGAAAATATCAGCTTCCTCATAAACTCTTAACTTCTGCTAATAGTAATGGTGCCATTAATAATTATTGGATGGGCATTTACAAGCATTTTCTCTGTGCGTCTCGCAGAGAGCTTGCTTTAAAAAAGTTCTTTAGTTTGCATATATTCTCCAGATGTTTTGGTAAGTTTTTATGTTAATGGCATTTTCTCCAGT
This sequence is a window from Brachyhypopomus gauderio isolate BG-103 chromosome 21, BGAUD_0.2, whole genome shotgun sequence. Protein-coding genes within it:
- the mapre1b gene encoding microtubule-associated protein RP/EB family member 1b, encoding MAVNVYSTSVTSDNLSRHDMLAWINESLQMNLTKIELLCSGAAYCQFMDMLFPGCVPLKKVKFSAKLEHEYIHNFKILQAGFKKMGVDKIIPVDKLIKGKFQDNFEFVQWFKKFFDANYDGKEYDPVEARQGQDTMPVPNPSMTALNKPKKIMNAAPQRAAVAKVTPKMAPSSARRPGAGGDDEKAELIQEVNLLKSTIQDMEKERDFYFGKLRNIELICQEKESEGDPTLQRIVDILYATDEGFVIPDAESEDQEEF